A window from Hypomesus transpacificus isolate Combined female chromosome 26, fHypTra1, whole genome shotgun sequence encodes these proteins:
- the LOC124487409 gene encoding calcium-activated chloride channel regulator 4-like isoform X2 — MEDMSKETGGKFFYAGDTLNSNELVDVFASLTTSDGDPTQQTIQLESLGFPVSGSGLFSGTVSIDKTIGNNTAFLILYEQKPPPTILVESPSGQQFVTFKPDPLGNSLTLNIPGTAEAGKWTYNITNKGNAQTMSITATSRAVSADVPPVTVKTHMNQQSSNGAKAMVVFAEVSQNGLPVILADVRATLESDAGDKQDIKLEDNGAGADAFRNDGIYSKYFTKMKGGKYNLKVRVQNENGKAKFSLRRHSGAMYIPGYVVDGKLELNPPKPSVGEEDLVADVGIFSRTAIGESFTVNLSPGVPTATKFPPNTITDLNAELVKDRVLLTWTAPGEDLDQGTASEYEIRYSEDPDVVRSNFSNAHLINSSNLLPSESGSSEQLSFTPNHGTMGNGTTLFFAVKAVDKDMLSSETSNLAQVSSRLIFPPNKITDLNAELVKDRVLLNWTAPGDDFDKGTASEYEIRYSEDPDVLND; from the exons ATGGAAGACATGTCTAAAGAAACAG GTGGTAAGTTCTTCTATGCAGGAGATACTTTGAATTCCAACGAGCTTGTGGATGTCTTTGCCTCACTAACCACTTCTGATGGAGATCCGACACAACAGACAATCCAG CTTGAAAGCCTTGGATTTCCTGTGAGTGGGTCTGGCTTATTCAGTGGGACTGTGTCCATTGACAAGACAATTGgaaacaacacagcttttcTGATCCTCTATGAACAAAAGCCACCACCAACCATCCTTGTAGAAAGCCCCTCTGGACAGCAATTTGTTACGTTTAAACCTGATCCTCTAGGGAATTCTCTCACCCTGAATATTCCAGGAacagcagag GCAGGAAAATGGACGTACAACATTACCAACAAGGGAAATGCACAAACTATGTCAATAACAGCGACCAGTCGTGCGGTCAGTGCGGACGTGCCGCCTGTTACAGTGAAGACTCATATGAACCAACAGTCCAGTAACGGTGCCAAAGCCATGGTGGTTTTTGCAGAGGTCAGTCAAAATGGACTTCCTGTCATACTGGCAGACGTGAGAGCTACTCTGGAGTCTGATGCTGGAGACAAACAAGATATCAAGTTGGAAGATAATGGAGCGG GTGCCGATGCTTTCAGAAACGATGGCATCTATTccaaatattttacaaaaatGAAAGGTGGGAAATACAACTTGAAAGTGAGAGTACAGAACGAAAATGGAAAAGCTAAATTCTCCCTCAGGAGACACAGTGGTGCCATGTACATACCTGGATATGTGGTTGATG GAAAGCTGGAGCTCAATCCACCAAAGCCCTCTGTTGGTGAGGAGGACCTAGTGGCAGATGTTGGCATCTTCAGCAGGACAGCCATAGGTGAGAGCTTCACTGTGAATCTGTCCCCTGGTGTTCCTACTGCGACGAAATTCCCCCCCAACACCATCACAGACCTGAACGCAGAGTTGGTGAAGGACAGAGTGCTGCTCACCTGGACTGCACCTGGGGAGGACTTAGACCAGGGCACAG CGAGTGAATACGAGATCCGCTACAGTGAGGATCCTGATGTGGTCAGATCCAACTTCAGCAACGCTCATCTGATCAACTCATCTAACCTGCTACCAAGTGAATCTGGATCCTCTGAAcagctctccttcactcccaacCATGGAACAATGGGAAACGGCACCACTCTGTTCTTTGCAGTTAAAGCAGTTGACAAAGATATGCTTTCCTCTGAAACCTCCAACCTTGCTCAAGTTTCTAGTAGGCTGATATTCCCCCCCAACAAAATCACAGACCTGAACGCAGAGTTGGTGAAGGACAGAGTGCTGCTCAACTGGACTGCACCTGGGGATGACTTTGACAAGGGCACAG CGAGTGAATACGAGATCCGCTACAGTGAGGATCCTGATGTGCTC AATGACTAA
- the LOC124487409 gene encoding calcium-activated chloride channel regulator 3A-1-like isoform X1, with the protein MEDMSKETGGKFFYAGDTLNSNELVDVFASLTTSDGDPTQQTIQLESLGFPVSGSGLFSGTVSIDKTIGNNTAFLILYEQKPPPTILVESPSGQQFVTFKPDPLGNSLTLNIPGTAEAGKWTYNITNKGNAQTMSITATSRAVSADVPPVTVKTHMNQQSSNGAKAMVVFAEVSQNGLPVILADVRATLESDAGDKQDIKLEDNGAGADAFRNDGIYSKYFTKMKGGKYNLKVRVQNENGKAKFSLRRHSGAMYIPGYVVDGKLELNPPKPSVGEEDLVADVGIFSRTAIGESFTVNLSPGVPTATKFPPNTITDLNAELVKDRVLLTWTAPGEDLDQGTASEYEIRYSEDPDVVRSNFSNAHLINSSNLLPSESGSSEQLSFTPNHGTMGNGTTLFFAVKAVDKDMLSSETSNLAQVSSRLIFPPNKITDLNAELVKDRVLLNWTAPGDDFDKGTASEYEIRYSEDPDVLRSNFSNAHLINSSNLLPSESGSSEQLSFTPTHGTMRNGTTLFFAVKAVDNDMLSSETSNLAQVTKVIGYIESPGNGVNINAIVISIAVVAIAVGLIASVTMTALKRKQRSEN; encoded by the exons ATGGAAGACATGTCTAAAGAAACAG GTGGTAAGTTCTTCTATGCAGGAGATACTTTGAATTCCAACGAGCTTGTGGATGTCTTTGCCTCACTAACCACTTCTGATGGAGATCCGACACAACAGACAATCCAG CTTGAAAGCCTTGGATTTCCTGTGAGTGGGTCTGGCTTATTCAGTGGGACTGTGTCCATTGACAAGACAATTGgaaacaacacagcttttcTGATCCTCTATGAACAAAAGCCACCACCAACCATCCTTGTAGAAAGCCCCTCTGGACAGCAATTTGTTACGTTTAAACCTGATCCTCTAGGGAATTCTCTCACCCTGAATATTCCAGGAacagcagag GCAGGAAAATGGACGTACAACATTACCAACAAGGGAAATGCACAAACTATGTCAATAACAGCGACCAGTCGTGCGGTCAGTGCGGACGTGCCGCCTGTTACAGTGAAGACTCATATGAACCAACAGTCCAGTAACGGTGCCAAAGCCATGGTGGTTTTTGCAGAGGTCAGTCAAAATGGACTTCCTGTCATACTGGCAGACGTGAGAGCTACTCTGGAGTCTGATGCTGGAGACAAACAAGATATCAAGTTGGAAGATAATGGAGCGG GTGCCGATGCTTTCAGAAACGATGGCATCTATTccaaatattttacaaaaatGAAAGGTGGGAAATACAACTTGAAAGTGAGAGTACAGAACGAAAATGGAAAAGCTAAATTCTCCCTCAGGAGACACAGTGGTGCCATGTACATACCTGGATATGTGGTTGATG GAAAGCTGGAGCTCAATCCACCAAAGCCCTCTGTTGGTGAGGAGGACCTAGTGGCAGATGTTGGCATCTTCAGCAGGACAGCCATAGGTGAGAGCTTCACTGTGAATCTGTCCCCTGGTGTTCCTACTGCGACGAAATTCCCCCCCAACACCATCACAGACCTGAACGCAGAGTTGGTGAAGGACAGAGTGCTGCTCACCTGGACTGCACCTGGGGAGGACTTAGACCAGGGCACAG CGAGTGAATACGAGATCCGCTACAGTGAGGATCCTGATGTGGTCAGATCCAACTTCAGCAACGCTCATCTGATCAACTCATCTAACCTGCTACCAAGTGAATCTGGATCCTCTGAAcagctctccttcactcccaacCATGGAACAATGGGAAACGGCACCACTCTGTTCTTTGCAGTTAAAGCAGTTGACAAAGATATGCTTTCCTCTGAAACCTCCAACCTTGCTCAAGTTTCTAGTAGGCTGATATTCCCCCCCAACAAAATCACAGACCTGAACGCAGAGTTGGTGAAGGACAGAGTGCTGCTCAACTGGACTGCACCTGGGGATGACTTTGACAAGGGCACAG CGAGTGAATACGAGATCCGCTACAGTGAGGATCCTGATGTGCTCAGATCCAACTTCAGCAACGCTCATCTGATCAACTCATCTAACCTGCTACCAAGTGAATCTGGATCCTCTGAAcagctctccttcactcccaccCATGGAACAATGAGAAACGGCACCACTCTGTTCTTTGCAGTTAAAGCAGTTGACAATGATATGCTTTCCTCTGAAACTTCCAACCTTGCTCAAGTAACTAAGGTAATTGGGTACATTGAAAGTCCTGGTAATGGTGTAAACATCAACGCAATTGTCAtatccatcgccgtggtagccaTAGCGGTCGGTTTGATCGCAAGTGTGACAATGACTGCACTCAAACGAAAACAGAGGTCTGAAAATTAA